Genomic DNA from Salvia miltiorrhiza cultivar Shanhuang (shh) chromosome 1, IMPLAD_Smil_shh, whole genome shotgun sequence:
GTACACATATTTGGTCATTTTACTTGGATGTTTTTTGCTGCTGAAATATATCTTTTGCTGCCAGAAAATATGCTTAGGAAGCAGAATTGGGtgtgttttgtgttttttgCTGCTAGAATTGGTTGTCACATCTCTTCAGACTCTTAGTTATATTGTAGACTTGGGTGTGTTATGTGTTAATAGTTTATGTATTAGCTTTGCTGTGGTGGTGGATAatgagttttgaaaaaaaaaatggggatTGAGTCATTTGTCATTTGCTAATTTTGAATAGAGTGTGTTTTCATATTTTACTTGGAAACAAAGATTATGCATACtaagagaaaaaaaatcgaTGAATGCATCTGTCAATTATCAAATTTCTGATTTGGGATGTTTAATGTATGCTTATTCGCTTATTTCGTTGAAATTAGATGAAAGAGATAGAATTACAGATAAGTAAAGGTGAATGAGATTTTCTGTATTAATTGAATAGGGGGAGGAAATTTCTTAGTCATATGCCAACTAGATGATTAATTTTGCCAACTAAGTTTTAATTTTGACATGTCAGCATTAATTTCGCCAAGTATAAAAAATGGgtcaaaaattaaattagtttaaagttcatgtatttataacaagattttaaagttcatgttaaataccaaaaagtgagtaaagttcatgtatttatacaccaattaccCAAAATTAATTTGTTTGACTTAATTTTGACTCTGAATTAAGCTCTAGTTTCGTTAAAAatcaaacttaggtgaaaattacaacaaaaatataaattcatatatttttttatttaattgaagttcatgtaaaaattacaatttttttcaaaattcgtatatttttttttttttatcataactcctaaataaaataaagacgTAACTAAATGGTAAAGTGTcaaaattatgagttatgacTTGGTTTTGTGCTGAGTTGTGACTTGTCGTTATTGTAAGTGAGTCCACTATTATTAGGGTCAGCAAACGATGGATGTGCATCAtcttaaaaatattgattttcGTCAAAAGAAAAAGGTTAAATTAGCATTGCTCAAGAATTCCAGATTTTAAGGCCGAGAGCACATGACTACTTAAATTCCTTTACAAAGAGGGCCATACTTTTTTTCTAATTCTTaattctcacttttttttttcacaatcaCCAGAGCAATTGAATTTTGAAACCAACTACTGTTTCTTTATTTGTTTTCTgagtaattaaattttataatgtaACAGTTATCTATTTTAAATGTTTAAAGTTTAATAGACAGAATGGTACAAGTGAAATCAGAGGATCGTATAAAATATAATGAGATTGACTAAAAGCCCATTAATTAGGATTTAAAAAtctattataaaaagaaaaagaagtggaCTTATTATTAGTGTATGCTAAAGATAAGAGGTGCCTTCCAACTCCAAGCCCAGAATTCTAGGAAATGGCCTTGGGAACTTCCACCTATGGAATCTattcacgttttttttttttttttggcaattcATTTGAAATATACGgtactagtattatttttaattaatatttttcacgGTATTATTTTATAGTCATTGATACTATTTCTTGGATAGTTCGACTTTTCCAGAGTTGGTGGTTTGAGTAAGGTGTTGTGTTGGTACAGTCTAGTGTAACTAATCTTTTATTTGCGGGTTGATATCGATCAGTTGATTTTGATGTAGACAGCTGCAATTAAGtagtattaaattaataatattattttaatatttctccctccgtcccactaataaagacacactttttttattgggttgtcccaataataaagacacacctctaaataagaaaataattagagCTTAAGATACACTAATTAATTGCACCTTAATTAAGGTATaaataagacaaaaaaaaatcctaattaAACATATTTTATACACTCAGCCTCTCTCTCCCAGAATcaaccccctctctctctcagctctctCACCGCCGGCGCCGCCCTGACCGCAATGCTGCCCGACGAAGGTCGGCGGTATCCatccccatctctctctctctcgcccgaCGAAGACGCCGCCTCAGTGGTACAGCCACTGcctgcttcttcttctccgaCCGAACAGTCGTCACCCATTCCCTTTTTTTCTCATTTCGTTCGTTCTCAGTGGCTTCGCTTCCTCCGACGGAATCATTTGCCTCATCTCCTTCGTTCTCTCCCCCTCGCCGGTGGACTAGGGTTTGCACGGCGGTGGATCTGGGGGCTAGGGTTTGCAGGCGCGTCAGATCTAGGGGCTAGGGTTTGTAGGTGCGCGGATCTATGAAGAGAAGGAGCAGCGGCGAAAGGAAAGGGGTTAGATTTTTGGGCGACAGATATGTGACTGTgagtgtgtgttttgagtgagagagagagggatagTGGGAGAGGGGTTTGATTTTTGGGCGGCGAGCATAGGGAAGAAGAATTGTGGTCGACGGTGATGATCGTAGAATCTGTGACTTTTGAAACAGGCGTGCATTTGATTTTCTAGGTTTGAAAAAGGCGTGCATTTGACTTTTGAAACAGGCGTGCATAGCAGAGAGAATCGGCggtggtcggcggcggcggtggtaatcggagaagatgagagagagttgagagttaatAAAACCCCTTATCAattctttaattaaatacactAATGATGCTAAACTACCTTACTTTAATCTTTGTgaccaaatgaagtgtgtcttcattattaggacggagggagtatttcaactattaattaatttcaattattttttattatctctTGATTAATGATTAGGATgcattaattttcaattaacttttattaaCTCACACTTAGAGTTTATCAactattattaaaatttaatttgaattgatGCAACATGCATTCAAATGTACTATAAGTGTGTGTCTTTAGTTGCAGTTGGTGTAACTAATAAATGTGTACACAGTAATGTGGTAATGTTGTTAATGTAAGAAGCTAAAGATTTCATATTCAAGTATATGATTACGCgatctttaaaaattatttattctttcattgaaaaaaatatatagtaagGATATAATTGgttgaattgaaaaaaaaaaggaataggtATGAAACAATACTTTCTCCGTTCTATTAAATTTTACCCATATTTATTTTCAGAGTATCATATTATATttgtcatgttttccttttaACTAATCactttatactatattaaatatgTGAGTCACTTACATTTACACTATAATCTTACTCTTCCAATTAATCatgccaaaaagaaatatgCAAAGTGTAATGAGAATTGGAgattactttaaaaaaaaaatcaagtactTTTGGATTTATCTCTATTATATTCCCTCtatgtagtactccctccgtcccacaaattttgagtcactttcctttttcgaTCATCCCACGAACCTTAAGTCACTTCTTTATATGGCAAAAATATCccctttattcatatttttattttttcacctaccacacttaacacactaaatactattttcttaattctcgtgccgaaaagaattgactcaagattcgcgggACGGAATGAGTATTTGATATAAGATTTAAATCCAGAAAATGAGAGTCAAGAAACCCCAagcatatataataaaatatacataataaAGATATCATTAGTTATCTTCTCAGGGAACATTCATTTTACTTTAATGTAAGATGTATGACTGAGTACCTTAGAatatctcaaaatttcaatccgTTTAAGTAAACAAGGAATTGTCtttgttatttttatctagCAATATTAATCTTTTAAAGTAAATGTCCCTTAAAAAATATCATTAGTTGTGAGCTTAAATTCGAATATTTGACACGTTTGATAAATCTTATATGTCAAATGATATTATACAAACTTTTTGTCATACAAAAGGTCGAAAGAAATTTGATAGGGTAAATTTAAATACACATATTCTCCTATACATTTTGTTGTACCATATAACAGGATGGTGTAAGGAAGTACATATTTATTAATGATTGGGAGTAATTGCCAATTGAGCATCTAGCTCAAGCGTGCCTTGAATGCACAAGGTCGTGGCTTGTAAATTTTGAACTCATGTCCTTGTAGATACTAGGCGCATATTCAAACCAGCTTCAATTGAGTTGCTGATCTTACTTGCAGCTATTAGTAATATTTATGTGTTTCTTTGGACCATCTTGTTGTATGGTACAACAAGCTACGCATGAGATCAtctattttaaataaaactcaaaTTTCTTGTTGTAAcctcttatttaaaataataatataaaaataataataattttagtaTCATATCCTTATAAACTTCAATTTTAAATTCCAATGGTACCATATTAAATCCCAAAATAGCAATAATCTGCATAGCCCCGTAAAATTTagagtgaatttttaaaatattcaaattgggataattctaattaataaaagtatctattaatataaataataaaaaaataatcatatctattatttttatccttTTGATTCACAATTCAAAATGCTTTTAGTTGTTAATGAGAGTTTTTATGGGACAGAAGGAATATTATTTACCATTCAAAACATTGTTGATTGTGAATGAAAGGTTTTAGATTATCATTCACACTCTTGATTGTGAATACGAAGTCTTAGGCTATTATGCACAATCCGAAATAATTTTTATTGCGAATAAGAGTTGTTATGCTATAATTCACCACTCCGAATACTCATAatcacttttttctttttagtacatgatctcatattttttttaaccatTTATCCTTTCAAATAtcctttatttacaaaaaaaatactcattatTCAATCTCCAATATCATTTCATACAATGTAGGCACCCTGTTTTTAGTACGTAAAAGGcaccaatcattttattaaagctCGTACCCAACCAAAGTGACATATTTTCAATGGACGAAGAgaataaaatttattactattattttattaatattttcaaataatagGTTATAATGATAAAATTAGGGGCTACATTTAGAATCACCCAACTTGAAAAGGTGAAATATTTTTGGAAGCCTTAATAACAAAATGAATTTCACTTATATGTAAAAGAAAATATCGCGGGCCCAAATTAGATGAAGCCCAGAGTGGAAAATATATAGGCCTCAACCATCATAATCGACTACCACAGTTCacccatatttttatttttgttttagcgAAATAGTTCACCCATTATATCACTTAATctccttttctcttttctctttttttgagCAATAAAAACCGCTAAATTTTGCATAGAACACAATGGGAGAAATATAATTATCAACAGAAAATAGATATTCAAGCATGGCTTCTACTGGTATCGTGGTGTTACACAAGACCCTATTGCTTCCAATTTCGTCTCCTAAATGTTGCAAAAATCAGATTTCTCCACTCAAAACGTCCCAATTTCTTTCCTCAAATTCCCTTTCGGAGTTGAAGATGCAAATCCGAATTCCGTCCGTACACATCAAGCAGCTCAAGAATCACAGACTTCCAGTTATATCTGCTGCGCAATCCAATTTGTTCAAAGGTACTCTTTTCatcaagttaaaaaaaaaaaaggtaccCTTTTGATTTTTGGTCCAGGAAAGTGAAAAAATTGCGTTTATTCATTGTTAGATTAAGCTTGATGCCTGATAAGTGATGCGAGAATTGACTGTTTCTATATTTTCTCtgtcaaaataattattaagaTTTTGGGGCATGAGCTTGAGGTTATTATGTTATGCAATCTGAAGTTTTTGGCATTTTGAAGCAAAGTTGTGGGTAATTAATTGTTTTCTAATGACTAGTGTTTTGATGTGTGTTGGAAAAGGGTGCCTAAAATCTGAATTCTGGCTTCTGGAACTAAAATTATGACGAAAGTAATAAGGACGCAAGAGTGAAATCTGTATTCAAATACTTTTGAACAATGGGGAAAAACCATGGGACGGTGTTTTAGTTACATATTGCAATATTTTGCAATAAGCGATAGTGGAAATCATGTAGTGAGAGAAAATGAGAAATTGTCTAGTAAGAGAGAAGAGCAATCTTATCACAGTCACATGTGCAGATTCAGAATGATTATAGTTATAGCTAACCACACTTGTAAACTAACGAGCCGGCATGTGAAATGCCAGTCGGCTGGAATAGATTTCATTCCTCTCTTAAGTTGGAACTGGTGAACATCATAAGGTATCAGCAAGCTGAAGCTTCATAGGAACATGTCGGGTGATACGAAACCTTTGGACATGTTGGGTGATACGAAACCAAGTGTATGGTAGCTTTATTGTCACACAACAAATTGATGGGAGTATGAAGATCTGGAAGTATCGTGCGTCCGCAGAAGATTTGGATATAGATGATGTCTGGCCGAGTTAGGTTCAAATAGAGTAGTCGACTTACTAATTGGCGATACCAATCTGATTCCTGAATGAGAAGCCTATTGTAGACCCTTAAGCAATGGGATAGAAGCATCCTGTTAATCCAGCATCTTGCAGCAGGTGTAGAATGTATCACTGATT
This window encodes:
- the LOC131000406 gene encoding uncharacterized protein LOC131000406 isoform X3, producing the protein MASTGIVVLHKTLLLPISSPKCCKNQISPLKTSQFLSSNSLSELKMQIRIPSVHIKQLKNHRLPVISAAQSNLFKAILTIWKVGKDGVEAGTSFVPAAVPRPLARLSVTAVAVTLVLFVLKSFISTAVFALP